A portion of the Parasedimentitalea marina genome contains these proteins:
- a CDS encoding NAD(P)/FAD-dependent oxidoreductase: MPGPELPPFPEDKRLLKSVDTVVIGGGIVGASTALELASRGVSVLLCEKGRIGGEQSSRNWGWVRLSQRDPREIPLMLEAMSIWQGLEARTGYQTGYHRCGSLFVANTAKRRAHLQRWAQNLQDFEAASEMVSGDALQMMLPGHQGQIQSALSTPMDGRAEPQWATHAIAMGARNAGAAVITNCAVRSVDIQAGQIAGVITERGRVACSSVVVAGGAWSRLFLGNAGVSLPQLKVLNSVLRCSPVASGPDVALWGDGYALRKRADGGYTVAKGTENVVDIVPDSLRLGLKFLPAFLSEWRSLRFRLSGRWQDEAAQARCWTPDQETAFEQCRILDPEPSQSALKSGWTAAQQAFPVLQQADVVQSWAGLIDVMPDAIPVISPVDDLPGLFISTGYSGHGFGIGPGAGRLMADMVTGAPPIVDPHAFRLSRYTDGSRVRLDSGT; the protein is encoded by the coding sequence TTGCCTGGTCCCGAATTGCCGCCCTTTCCCGAAGACAAACGCCTCCTCAAATCAGTTGATACCGTTGTCATCGGCGGCGGTATCGTCGGCGCGTCGACCGCGCTGGAATTGGCGTCGCGCGGTGTGTCGGTATTGCTCTGTGAAAAAGGCCGCATTGGCGGCGAGCAAAGCTCGCGCAACTGGGGTTGGGTGCGCCTGTCCCAGCGCGATCCGCGGGAAATTCCGCTGATGCTCGAGGCAATGTCGATCTGGCAAGGGCTAGAGGCGCGCACAGGCTATCAAACAGGTTATCATCGGTGCGGCAGCCTGTTTGTGGCCAACACAGCCAAACGCCGCGCGCATCTGCAGCGCTGGGCGCAGAACCTGCAAGATTTTGAGGCCGCCAGCGAAATGGTCAGTGGCGATGCACTGCAGATGATGTTGCCGGGCCATCAGGGCCAAATCCAGTCTGCCCTGTCGACTCCCATGGATGGCCGTGCCGAACCGCAATGGGCGACCCACGCCATTGCCATGGGCGCACGCAATGCCGGTGCGGCTGTGATAACCAACTGTGCGGTGCGCTCTGTTGATATCCAGGCAGGCCAGATCGCCGGTGTCATTACCGAACGGGGCCGGGTGGCATGTAGTTCAGTGGTGGTGGCTGGCGGCGCCTGGTCGCGATTGTTTCTTGGCAATGCCGGGGTTTCGCTGCCTCAGCTAAAAGTCCTGAATTCGGTGTTACGCTGTTCGCCAGTGGCGAGCGGGCCTGACGTTGCCCTATGGGGTGATGGCTACGCACTCCGAAAGCGCGCGGACGGGGGCTATACCGTGGCCAAAGGAACAGAGAACGTGGTGGATATCGTGCCCGACAGTCTGCGTCTGGGCCTGAAGTTTTTGCCTGCATTCCTAAGCGAATGGCGCTCGCTGCGCTTTCGTCTCTCAGGCCGCTGGCAGGACGAGGCCGCCCAGGCGCGGTGCTGGACACCCGATCAGGAAACCGCATTTGAACAGTGCCGAATCCTCGATCCAGAGCCCTCGCAGTCGGCGCTGAAATCTGGCTGGACCGCTGCGCAACAGGCTTTTCCGGTCCTGCAGCAAGCCGACGTGGTGCAAAGCTGGGCTGGCCTGATCGACGTGATGCCGGATGCCATTCCGGTGATCTCACCGGTGGATGACCTGCCGGGCCTGTTCATCTCCACCGGCTATTCGGGACATGGCTTTGGCATCGGTCCGGGGGCAGGGCGCCTGATGGCCGATATGGTGACCGGCGCGCCCCCCATTGTGGACCCCCATGCGTTCCGCCTGTCGCGCTACACCGACGGCAGCCGGGTGCGCCTGGACAGTGGCACCTAG
- a CDS encoding WVD2 family protein, protein MTQSYQPDFDKLIQGQSHETSEAEIMAEVRKVMVAENVVHPEVAKSQPMSRLRRTFRSQPQEPHLTVPTEPQSPSATKTVARGGRGYQPRWSHNLLIFALAILIYSPMGVAAGVALTLAATVFLFWAVGSDRLATIGRACFGFYCRCLPAQADRVANWAGRVSDRLQALSDRLPSRLTQGLYIHSVATATVSDLDLVEPFDRLLVQRQGDRQTTVE, encoded by the coding sequence ATGACACAGAGTTATCAGCCGGATTTTGACAAGTTGATCCAGGGTCAGAGCCACGAGACCAGCGAGGCCGAAATCATGGCCGAAGTTCGCAAGGTGATGGTCGCCGAAAACGTCGTGCACCCCGAGGTCGCAAAATCTCAACCCATGTCTCGACTCAGACGGACATTCAGGTCGCAACCGCAGGAACCGCACCTGACTGTTCCAACCGAGCCTCAGAGTCCAAGCGCCACAAAAACTGTGGCCCGCGGGGGTCGCGGTTACCAGCCCCGCTGGAGCCACAATCTGCTGATTTTTGCGCTGGCCATTCTCATCTATAGCCCGATGGGCGTTGCCGCAGGGGTGGCGCTGACCTTGGCTGCGACCGTCTTCTTGTTCTGGGCCGTCGGCTCGGATCGGCTGGCAACCATCGGACGGGCCTGTTTCGGCTTCTATTGCCGGTGTCTCCCCGCTCAGGCGGACCGGGTCGCAAATTGGGCCGGTCGGGTCAGTGACCGGTTGCAGGCCCTGTCCGACCGATTGCCATCTCGTTTGACGCAGGGGCTCTATATACACAGTGTTGCCACTGCCACGGTGTCCGACCTGGACTTGGTCGAACCTTTTGACCGGCTGCTGGTCCAGCGTCAGGGTGACCGTCAAACCACAGTCGAGTAA
- a CDS encoding NAD+ synthase, whose translation MTDRFRVTLAQLNPIVGDLSGNAAQALKAWQQGRDAGADLVALPEMFITGYNTQDLVMKPGFHRAAIAEVEKLALAVADGPALAIGSPWVEGDKLYNAYLILKGGKIASRQLKHHLPNETVFDEVRIFSAGPLGGPYAVGDTRIGSPICEDGWHEDVAETLEETGAEFLLIPNGSPYYRDKMEVRFNHMVARTIETGLPVIYLNMVGGQDDQVFDGGTFVLNPGGALALQMPVFDAAVAHLDFVRTADGWRAVDGAKAHLPDAWEQDYRVMVESLRDYLRKSGFSKVLLGLSGGVDSAIVAAIAVDAIGAENVRCVMLPSEYTTRESLDDAEAVAKALGVHYDYVPIDEGRSAITNSLAPLFAGRDADVTEENIQSRLRGLLLMAMSNKFGEMLLTTGNKSEVAVGYATIYGDMNGGYNPIKDMYKTRVFETCRWRNANHRPWMNGPKGEVIRPNVIDKPPTAELRDDQKDSDSLPDYPELDAILDILVDQDGSLADCVAAGFDHAVAKRVEHLLYISEYKRFQSAPGARLTPRAFWLDRRYPIVNQWRDPS comes from the coding sequence ATGACTGATCGCTTCCGCGTAACCCTGGCCCAGCTGAACCCTATTGTGGGCGACCTGTCAGGCAATGCAGCCCAGGCTTTGAAGGCCTGGCAACAAGGGCGCGATGCCGGCGCGGACTTGGTGGCACTGCCCGAGATGTTCATAACCGGCTACAACACCCAGGATCTGGTGATGAAGCCGGGGTTCCACCGGGCCGCCATCGCCGAGGTTGAAAAACTGGCTCTGGCTGTGGCGGACGGACCGGCCCTGGCCATTGGATCTCCCTGGGTCGAAGGCGATAAGCTTTATAATGCCTACCTGATCCTCAAGGGCGGCAAGATTGCCAGCCGTCAGTTGAAACACCACCTGCCCAATGAAACTGTCTTTGATGAGGTCCGCATCTTTTCTGCCGGACCACTGGGTGGCCCCTATGCTGTGGGTGACACCCGCATCGGCAGCCCCATCTGCGAGGACGGCTGGCACGAGGACGTCGCCGAAACCCTCGAAGAAACCGGCGCCGAGTTCCTGCTGATCCCCAATGGTTCGCCCTATTATCGTGACAAGATGGAGGTGCGGTTCAACCACATGGTGGCCCGCACGATCGAGACTGGCTTGCCGGTGATCTATCTCAACATGGTTGGCGGTCAGGATGATCAGGTCTTTGATGGCGGTACCTTTGTATTGAACCCGGGCGGCGCTCTGGCCCTGCAAATGCCGGTCTTTGACGCGGCCGTGGCCCATCTCGATTTTGTGCGCACCGCTGACGGATGGCGTGCTGTCGACGGCGCCAAGGCACATCTGCCCGACGCATGGGAGCAAGACTACCGCGTCATGGTCGAATCTTTACGCGACTATCTGCGTAAATCAGGCTTCTCCAAGGTGCTTCTGGGCCTCTCCGGTGGCGTCGACTCAGCCATCGTCGCCGCCATCGCGGTTGATGCCATTGGCGCCGAAAATGTGCGCTGCGTGATGCTACCCTCGGAATACACCACCCGGGAATCGCTGGATGATGCCGAGGCGGTGGCCAAGGCGCTCGGCGTGCATTACGACTATGTCCCCATAGACGAGGGCCGAAGCGCCATCACCAATTCACTGGCGCCGCTGTTTGCCGGGCGTGACGCTGACGTCACCGAAGAAAACATCCAGTCCCGCCTGCGCGGGTTGCTGCTGATGGCAATGTCGAACAAGTTCGGCGAGATGTTGCTGACCACAGGTAATAAATCCGAAGTCGCGGTGGGCTATGCCACCATCTATGGTGACATGAACGGCGGCTACAACCCGATCAAGGACATGTACAAAACCCGGGTGTTTGAAACCTGCCGCTGGCGCAATGCCAACCACCGCCCCTGGATGAACGGCCCCAAAGGCGAAGTGATCCGCCCCAATGTCATCGACAAACCACCCACGGCTGAGTTGCGCGATGATCAAAAAGACAGCGACAGCCTGCCGGACTACCCCGAACTGGACGCTATTCTGGACATTCTGGTCGATCAGGACGGCTCACTGGCGGATTGCGTTGCCGCCGGATTTGACCACGCCGTGGCCAAACGGGTCGAGCACCTGCTCTACATCAGCGAATACAAACGCTTTCAGTCCGCTCCCGGCGCCCGGCTAACCCCGCGCGCCTTCTGGCTGGACCGCCGCTATCCCATCGTCAATCAGTGGCGCGATCCCAGCTGA
- a CDS encoding MORN repeat-containing protein — translation MIRFGNILALSLTLVMGSAALAQNSQVISTQDEIGGVYEGTFRGGLQHGTGTYRLPNGYEYSGDWLDGEIVGQGVARFPNGSVYEGAFAKGKPEGLGKITFSDGGTYEGDWVDGIINGQGVAIYANGVRYEGGFVDAQHTGRGVMQNPGGYEYDGDWVNGQKEGKAKIAYPNGAIYDGEVLAGKLHGQGKLTLPDGLVYDGSWADDQMHGTGVLTQPNGDVYEGPLEAGRRHGQGKLTYASGDIYTGNFNNDLRDGQGTFSGTDGYVYTGDWVGGQIEGQGHVTYPDGSVYEGQFRTDLADGQGKITYRDGSTYEGNWTAGVIEGEGTATYPNGVVYTGAFKNASNHGQGVMTYTDGYRYEGGWQNSKRHGEAKVTYADGSLYSGAFFEGQRHGKGKIEMPDGFIYEGDWQQGKISGQGVATYANGDVYEGHFLNSKRQGAGTMRYATGQETSGSWDNGALGDQTAEPAEPAEAGATEADTTEAGSNDVSPSETSE, via the coding sequence ATGATCCGATTTGGCAACATACTCGCACTTTCATTGACTCTCGTGATGGGCTCGGCGGCTCTGGCGCAGAATAGCCAGGTGATTTCAACCCAGGACGAGATCGGTGGTGTCTATGAGGGCACATTTAGGGGCGGGTTGCAGCATGGCACCGGCACGTACCGGTTGCCCAACGGATATGAATACTCGGGCGATTGGCTAGACGGTGAGATCGTCGGCCAGGGCGTTGCGCGGTTTCCCAACGGATCAGTCTACGAGGGGGCCTTTGCCAAGGGGAAACCCGAAGGGCTGGGCAAGATCACCTTTTCAGATGGGGGCACCTATGAGGGCGATTGGGTTGATGGCATCATCAACGGTCAGGGTGTCGCGATCTATGCCAATGGGGTGCGCTATGAAGGCGGTTTTGTCGATGCGCAGCACACTGGTCGTGGTGTCATGCAAAATCCCGGCGGTTACGAATATGACGGCGATTGGGTGAATGGCCAAAAAGAGGGCAAGGCAAAGATCGCCTATCCCAATGGTGCAATCTATGACGGCGAAGTGCTGGCTGGAAAGCTGCATGGCCAGGGTAAGCTGACGCTGCCAGACGGGCTGGTTTACGATGGCAGTTGGGCCGATGATCAGATGCATGGCACCGGGGTTCTGACCCAGCCAAATGGCGACGTTTATGAGGGACCACTGGAGGCCGGGCGGCGCCATGGGCAGGGCAAACTGACCTATGCCAGCGGCGATATCTACACCGGCAATTTCAACAACGATCTGCGCGACGGTCAGGGCACGTTCTCGGGCACTGACGGGTATGTTTATACCGGCGACTGGGTTGGCGGACAAATCGAGGGGCAAGGCCATGTGACCTATCCGGACGGGTCGGTCTATGAAGGTCAGTTCCGCACCGATCTGGCCGATGGACAAGGCAAGATCACCTACCGTGATGGATCGACCTATGAAGGCAACTGGACGGCTGGCGTAATCGAAGGCGAAGGCACCGCCACCTATCCCAACGGGGTGGTCTATACAGGAGCGTTCAAAAACGCGAGCAATCACGGTCAGGGCGTCATGACCTATACCGATGGGTATCGCTATGAAGGTGGCTGGCAAAACAGTAAGCGTCATGGGGAGGCCAAGGTTACCTATGCGGATGGCTCGCTTTACTCCGGGGCATTTTTCGAAGGCCAGCGGCACGGCAAGGGCAAGATCGAAATGCCGGACGGGTTCATTTATGAAGGCGACTGGCAACAAGGGAAAATCAGTGGTCAGGGCGTTGCCACCTATGCCAATGGCGACGTCTATGAGGGGCATTTTCTGAACAGCAAACGCCAGGGCGCTGGCACCATGCGATATGCCACCGGTCAAGAGACCAGCGGCAGTTGGGATAACGGCGCCCTGGGCGACCAGACGGCAGAACCGGCAGAACCGGCAGAGGCTGGCGCAACAGAAGCTGACACAACAGAGGCTGGCTCAAATGACGTGAGTCCCTCGGAAACCAGTGAATAG
- a CDS encoding pyridoxamine 5'-phosphate oxidase family protein, whose amino-acid sequence MRQTLTETLKTDRSRLRRAHEKGAYDRDSLDAVLDAMPMCHIGYQIDGKPSVLPTLQWREGDHIYWHGSSASRALRAMEGADVCMTITLLDGYVLARSAFHHSVNHRSAMIFGRAEKVTDTDVKKAHLKTMVDMIFPGRWDSLRPMQDQEVKATTVLRMPITEGAAKLRSGPPVDDEDDYALPIWAGVVPVSLQVHAPEPDPANQPGLAMPDHLSRIRIG is encoded by the coding sequence ATGCGCCAGACTTTGACTGAGACACTTAAGACAGACCGCAGCCGCCTGCGCCGTGCCCATGAAAAGGGGGCTTATGACCGCGACAGTTTGGATGCGGTGTTGGATGCCATGCCCATGTGCCATATCGGCTACCAGATTGATGGCAAGCCCTCGGTGCTGCCTACCCTGCAATGGCGCGAGGGCGACCACATCTATTGGCACGGCTCCTCTGCCAGCCGCGCCCTGCGCGCAATGGAGGGCGCCGACGTCTGTATGACGATCACCCTGCTGGACGGATATGTGCTGGCGCGCTCGGCCTTTCATCACTCGGTCAACCACCGATCCGCGATGATCTTCGGTCGCGCCGAAAAGGTGACCGACACAGACGTCAAAAAAGCGCATCTGAAAACCATGGTTGATATGATTTTTCCGGGTCGATGGGACAGTCTGCGCCCCATGCAGGACCAAGAGGTCAAGGCGACAACGGTGCTGCGGATGCCGATCACCGAAGGCGCGGCCAAGCTGCGCTCGGGGCCGCCAGTCGATGACGAGGATGACTACGCGTTGCCAATCTGGGCAGGCGTGGTGCCAGTGTCATTGCAAGTACATGCGCCTGAACCAGACCCGGCGAACCAGCCGGGTCTCGCGATGCCAGACCACCTCAGCCGTATTCGGATCGGCTGA
- a CDS encoding PLP-dependent aminotransferase family protein yields the protein MPDLARLLSPSATASRYLQISSGLRAQITEGSLSAGRRLPASRALAQDLGVARSTVVLAYDQLVAEGYLESRRGSGIYVCDIAPLATPRAPASTATPGLSPVSGMLLAPGAPDPDVFPVGPWAKCIGRITRMAPKALVHLDDPFGDPELRREIAGYAGRWRGITATADQVLVTGGASAGLELAMDLLASEGQLALEAPGYIPTQRFAAARGWSVDWMTVGAQGAELPSQPAQVTVLTPSHQFPLGGCLPIAARQAFLNATADYDGWIIEDDFDSEFRYAGQPVPAMAALDQKGRCIYVGTFSKTFSHALRLGYLILPPGLVDRFRAALRHPTSSAAVTAQRPLADFMSSGQYDRHIRRARRLYAQRYDAAANALESWPAELGQFQRHEAGMQIAFHLAQPIPDTAIVTAARAAGFAIRALSDCDPSGRAQGLLIGFCQSQPEEIRAQMPRLLDIVRSHV from the coding sequence ATGCCGGATCTTGCCCGCCTGCTGTCACCGAGTGCTACCGCGTCCCGGTATCTGCAGATCAGTTCCGGACTGCGGGCACAAATTACCGAGGGCAGCCTGAGCGCGGGCCGGCGTCTGCCTGCATCGCGCGCACTGGCGCAGGATCTTGGGGTGGCGCGGTCAACCGTTGTACTGGCCTATGATCAACTGGTCGCCGAAGGGTATCTGGAAAGCCGTCGCGGATCAGGGATTTATGTCTGTGACATTGCTCCGCTGGCCACACCCAGGGCGCCCGCCTCTACGGCGACCCCTGGCCTGTCACCCGTTTCGGGGATGTTGTTAGCCCCGGGTGCGCCGGACCCGGATGTCTTTCCTGTAGGGCCCTGGGCCAAATGTATCGGGCGCATCACGCGGATGGCACCCAAAGCGCTGGTGCATCTGGACGACCCGTTTGGGGACCCTGAGCTGAGGCGAGAGATTGCCGGGTATGCCGGACGCTGGCGCGGCATTACGGCAACGGCGGATCAGGTTCTGGTAACTGGCGGTGCCAGCGCCGGACTGGAGCTGGCCATGGACCTGCTGGCCAGCGAGGGGCAACTTGCGCTGGAGGCTCCGGGTTATATCCCCACTCAGCGCTTTGCCGCCGCGCGCGGCTGGAGCGTGGACTGGATGACGGTCGGGGCACAGGGTGCAGAGTTGCCGTCGCAACCCGCGCAGGTGACGGTGCTGACCCCATCGCACCAGTTCCCGTTGGGCGGCTGTCTGCCAATTGCTGCGCGTCAGGCGTTTTTAAACGCCACCGCAGACTATGATGGCTGGATCATCGAGGATGATTTCGACAGCGAGTTTCGCTATGCGGGGCAGCCCGTTCCCGCCATGGCTGCATTGGATCAAAAGGGCCGTTGCATCTATGTCGGCACCTTCTCAAAGACCTTTTCCCATGCGCTGCGACTGGGCTATCTGATTCTGCCGCCGGGGTTGGTCGACCGGTTTCGCGCCGCCCTGCGCCACCCGACCAGCAGCGCAGCCGTTACAGCCCAGCGACCTTTGGCTGATTTCATGAGTTCGGGGCAATATGACCGCCATATCCGCCGGGCCCGGCGCCTTTATGCCCAGCGCTATGACGCCGCCGCAAATGCACTCGAGAGCTGGCCTGCGGAACTGGGGCAGTTTCAGCGGCACGAGGCCGGGATGCAAATCGCCTTTCATTTGGCGCAGCCTATTCCGGATACTGCCATAGTGACGGCAGCCAGGGCTGCGGGCTTTGCTATTCGCGCCCTGTCAGACTGTGATCCATCGGGTCGGGCGCAGGGGTTGCTTATTGGGTTTTGCCAATCGCAACCCGAAGAGATCCGGGCCCAAATGCCGCGCTTGTTGGATATCGTTCGCTCACATGTGTAG
- a CDS encoding NADH:flavin oxidoreductase/NADH oxidase family protein, translating to MPHPSILAQPLTLKTGAVLPNRFMKAATSEQLGNRQHNPKPGLAKLYKTWSQGGAGLLISGNIMVDRTALGEPFNVVLDGDSDLDAFRQWTAAARVDGNHFWAQINHPGKQSPKVLSPEPVAPSAIPLDGALAAGFNTPRALSDSEITTLIASFAKTAELAKTVGFTGVQIHGAHGYLVSQFLSPKHNTRQDRWGGTAENRMRFVLEIYRAIRARVGADFPVAIKLNSADFQKGGFTEEESMQVAEALVSEGLDHIEISGGSYEQPVMMAGTGKAAVKQSTQAREAYFLHYAEALRARCDVPLAVTGGFRSAQGMEAAVASGATDMVGLARPIILVPDLPKQVLASSEFKIDVGNPTTGKPKIDAISMLGIVWYEKQMWRLAQGRKTKLNLSPWMAVVSSFWKVMSKPAPRRA from the coding sequence ATGCCACATCCGTCCATACTGGCCCAGCCGCTGACTTTGAAAACGGGCGCCGTTCTGCCCAACCGCTTTATGAAAGCGGCCACCAGCGAGCAGTTGGGCAATCGCCAGCATAATCCGAAACCCGGTCTGGCCAAGCTGTATAAAACCTGGTCGCAGGGCGGCGCTGGGCTGTTGATCTCGGGCAATATCATGGTGGACCGCACCGCCCTGGGCGAACCGTTCAATGTGGTCCTGGACGGTGACAGCGATCTGGATGCCTTTCGTCAGTGGACGGCTGCGGCCAGGGTCGATGGCAACCACTTCTGGGCTCAGATCAACCACCCCGGCAAGCAAAGCCCCAAGGTGCTCAGCCCCGAGCCCGTCGCCCCCTCGGCGATCCCGCTGGACGGGGCGCTGGCGGCTGGCTTCAATACGCCACGGGCCCTAAGTGACAGTGAAATCACGACCCTGATTGCCAGCTTTGCCAAGACGGCGGAACTGGCCAAGACCGTGGGCTTTACCGGGGTGCAAATCCACGGTGCCCATGGTTATCTGGTCAGTCAGTTCCTATCGCCGAAACATAATACGCGGCAAGACCGCTGGGGTGGCACAGCGGAAAACCGCATGCGGTTTGTGCTGGAAATCTACCGCGCGATCCGGGCCAGGGTCGGCGCTGATTTCCCAGTTGCGATCAAGCTGAACTCGGCCGATTTCCAAAAGGGCGGCTTCACCGAGGAGGAGTCAATGCAGGTAGCCGAGGCGCTGGTCAGCGAGGGGCTGGATCATATCGAGATTTCCGGCGGCAGTTACGAGCAGCCGGTGATGATGGCTGGCACAGGCAAGGCGGCCGTGAAACAAAGCACCCAGGCGCGCGAAGCCTATTTCCTGCACTATGCCGAAGCACTGCGGGCACGTTGCGACGTGCCATTGGCGGTCACCGGCGGTTTTCGCAGTGCCCAAGGGATGGAGGCGGCGGTCGCCTCGGGGGCCACTGACATGGTCGGTCTGGCCCGTCCCATCATTCTGGTGCCCGACTTGCCCAAGCAAGTCCTGGCCTCGTCCGAGTTTAAGATCGACGTGGGCAACCCGACCACGGGCAAGCCAAAGATTGATGCCATCTCGATGCTGGGGATCGTTTGGTACGAAAAGCAGATGTGGCGTCTGGCCCAGGGTCGCAAAACCAAACTCAACCTGTCGCCCTGGATGGCCGTCGTCAGCTCGTTTTGGAAAGTGATGAGCAAGCCAGCCCCCAGACGCGCCTGA
- a CDS encoding TetR/AcrR family transcriptional regulator, which yields MARPRRSEATRETLLALGVKLFASQGYHGTGLKQILDEAGVPKGSFYNYFSSKENFCAETVSYYSEFLQHRIVQAEGDTPVAKLLDIHRGLLTLLQQQDTPSGCLLGSLASETGAAQGQLQTAICEGFTAWIARYVTLFEQAQAQGLLRDDLSAVDLTHIYINQWHGAIEQYLLDRDGARVMTSMEQVLTILMRA from the coding sequence ATGGCACGTCCCCGCCGCAGTGAAGCAACCCGCGAGACCCTCTTGGCGCTGGGCGTGAAATTGTTCGCCTCGCAGGGGTATCACGGCACCGGATTGAAACAGATCCTGGACGAAGCCGGGGTGCCGAAGGGATCATTTTACAACTACTTCTCCAGCAAAGAGAATTTCTGTGCTGAAACCGTCAGTTATTATTCCGAATTCCTGCAACACCGAATTGTACAGGCAGAGGGCGACACTCCGGTGGCCAAACTGCTGGACATTCATCGTGGTCTTCTGACGTTACTGCAGCAACAAGACACGCCCTCGGGGTGTTTGTTGGGGTCTTTGGCCAGTGAAACAGGGGCGGCCCAAGGACAGTTGCAGACTGCTATCTGCGAAGGGTTTACCGCCTGGATCGCACGCTATGTCACCCTGTTTGAACAGGCCCAGGCCCAGGGGCTTTTGCGCGATGATCTGTCGGCGGTGGATCTGACACACATCTACATCAATCAATGGCACGGCGCGATTGAACAGTACCTGCTGGACCGAGATGGGGCACGGGTGATGACATCAATGGAGCAGGTTCTGACCATATTGATGCGGGCCTAG
- a CDS encoding 2-isopropylmalate synthase yields the protein MTITSDKDRVVIFDTTLRDGEQSPGATMTHSEKLEIAGLLDDMGVDIIEAGFPIASEGDFNAVTEIAKNARNSRICGLARAKAGDIDRCWEAIKHAEKNRIHTFIGTSALHRAIPNLSMDEMADVIHQTVSHARNLCDNVQWSPMDATRTEWDYLCRVIEIAIKAGASTINIPDTVGYTAPMESADLIKRLIDTVPGADDVIFATHCHNDLGMATANSLAAVAGGARQIECTINGLGERAGNTALEEVVMALKVRNDIMPWSTGIDTQKIMHISRRVAAVSGFAVQFNKAIVGKNAFAHESGIHQDGMLKNAETFEIMRPADVGLSGTSLPLGKHSGRAALRDKLEQFGFEVGDNQLKDVFVRFKELADRKKEVFDDDIIALMRSGEDAENDHLQIVSMKVVCGTGGPAESTIEMEIEGKDVSATASGDGPVDATFKAIRELHPNTARLQLYQVQAVTEGTDAQATVSVRLEEDGMIATGESANTDTVVASAKAYVNALNRLIVRRGKVGEGADTREISYKDVT from the coding sequence ATGACCATTACATCCGACAAAGACCGCGTCGTTATTTTTGACACCACCCTGCGCGACGGCGAGCAAAGCCCCGGTGCGACCATGACCCATTCAGAAAAGCTCGAGATTGCCGGGCTGCTGGATGACATGGGCGTCGATATCATCGAGGCCGGTTTCCCGATCGCCTCTGAGGGCGATTTCAACGCCGTCACCGAGATTGCCAAAAACGCACGCAACAGCCGCATCTGCGGTCTGGCCCGCGCCAAAGCAGGGGATATCGATCGCTGCTGGGAGGCGATCAAACACGCCGAGAAGAACCGCATCCACACCTTTATCGGCACCTCGGCGCTGCACCGCGCGATTCCGAACCTGTCGATGGACGAAATGGCGGATGTGATCCACCAGACCGTGAGCCACGCGCGCAACCTGTGTGACAATGTGCAGTGGTCGCCGATGGATGCCACCCGCACCGAGTGGGACTATCTGTGCCGGGTGATCGAGATCGCCATTAAGGCCGGCGCCAGCACCATCAACATCCCCGATACGGTTGGCTATACCGCACCGATGGAAAGTGCCGATCTGATCAAGCGTCTGATCGACACGGTGCCGGGCGCCGATGATGTGATCTTTGCCACCCATTGCCACAATGATCTTGGCATGGCGACGGCAAACTCGCTGGCGGCAGTGGCTGGTGGCGCGCGTCAGATCGAATGCACCATCAACGGGCTGGGTGAACGGGCCGGGAATACCGCGCTGGAAGAGGTGGTGATGGCGCTGAAAGTGCGCAATGACATCATGCCCTGGAGCACTGGCATCGACACCCAGAAGATCATGCATATCTCACGTCGTGTCGCGGCCGTGTCGGGCTTTGCGGTGCAGTTCAACAAGGCGATTGTTGGCAAAAACGCCTTTGCCCATGAAAGCGGCATCCACCAGGATGGCATGCTGAAGAACGCCGAAACATTTGAGATCATGCGGCCGGCCGATGTGGGCCTGTCCGGCACCTCGCTGCCGCTTGGCAAACACTCGGGCCGCGCGGCGCTGCGTGACAAGCTGGAGCAGTTCGGCTTTGAGGTGGGCGACAACCAGCTCAAGGATGTCTTTGTCCGCTTCAAAGAACTGGCCGACCGCAAGAAAGAGGTGTTTGACGACGATATCATCGCCCTGATGCGGTCTGGCGAGGATGCCGAGAACGACCATTTGCAGATCGTCTCAATGAAGGTTGTCTGTGGCACCGGCGGCCCGGCGGAATCGACAATTGAGATGGAGATCGAAGGCAAGGATGTCAGCGCAACTGCCAGTGGCGACGGTCCGGTGGATGCAACTTTCAAAGCGATCCGCGAGTTGCACCCCAACACGGCCCGCCTGCAGCTGTATCAGGTTCAGGCTGTGACCGAGGGTACAGATGCCCAGGCAACGGTTTCCGTGCGGCTGGAAGAGGACGGCATGATTGCCACCGGTGAGAGCGCCAACACCGATACGGTCGTGGCCTCGGCCAAGGCCTATGTGAACGCGCTGAACCGGTTAATCGTGCGCCGCGGCAAGGTCGGAGAAGGCGCGGATACTCGCGAGATTTCTTACAAAGACGTCACTTAA